From one Populus alba chromosome 17, ASM523922v2, whole genome shotgun sequence genomic stretch:
- the LOC118038580 gene encoding protein TRIGALACTOSYLDIACYLGLYCEROL 2, chloroplastic isoform X1, translating into MVGKSLVQVSNCPPMLSSSSLINVSHSSSNLLPFLPARPQKKFMGVRAKSADTGHSQQPPSSSEKMNALAVILEVPRNIWRQTLKPLSDFGFGRRSIWESGVGLFLVSGAVLVALSLAWLRGFLLRSKFRKYTAVLEFAQASGICTGTQVRIRGVAVGEVIRVNPSLKSIEAVVEVEDDKIFIPKNSLIEVNQSGLLMETMIDITPRDPIPTPSVGPLDAECVKEGLIVCDRQKLKGHQGVSLDALVGIFTRIGREVEEIGVAKSYSLAERAAAVIEETKPLLTKIKAMTEDIHPLLSEVRDSGLLKEVEDLTRNLSQASEDLRRAHTSIMTPENTELIQKSIYSLIFTMKNIENISSDILGFTGDEATRRNLKALIKSLSRLL; encoded by the exons ATGGTTGGGAAGTCATTAGTCCAGGTTTCAAACTGTCCTCCTATGCTATCTTCGTCATCATTGATTAATGTATCTCATAGTTCTTCAAACTTGTTGCCTTTTCTTCCGGCAAGACCACAAAAGAAATTCATGGGGGTGCGAGCTAAGTCAGCAGATACAGGACATAGCCAACAACCACCCTCTTCTTCGGAGAAAATGAATGCACTTGCAGTTATTTTGGAGGTTCCTCGTAATATCTGGAGGCAAACATTGAAGCCATTAAGTGATTTTGGGTTTGGTCGGAGGAGCATTTGGGAAAGTGGTGTTGGGTTGTTTCTTGTGTCTGGTGCAGTGCTTGTTGCACTCAGTTTGGCTTGGTTGAGGGGGTTTCTATTGCGGTCTAAATTCAGGAAGTACACGGCTGTGCTTGAATTTGCTCAAGCTAGTGGTATTTGCACAGGAACACAGGTTAGGATTAGAGGGGTCGCTGTTGGTGAAGTTATCCGTGTTAATCCTTCCTTGAAGAGTATAGAGGCTGTTGTGGAG GTTGAGGATGATAAAATTTTCATACCTAAAAATTCACTGATTGAGGTGAACCAGTCTGGTCTTCTCATGGAAACGATGATTGATATCACTCCTCGTGATCCAATTCCAACACCTTCTGTTGGACCTCTTGATGCTGAATGTGTTAAAGAAGGTCTAATTGTTTGTGATAGGCAAAAATTAAAGGGACATCAAGGGGTGAGTTTGGATGCCTTGGTTGGGATATTCACTCGTATTGGACGAGAAGTAGAGGAAATTGGTGTTGCCAAGAGCTATTCATTGGCTGAGCGTGCTGCTGCTGTTATTGAAGAGACAAAGCCACTGCTTACAAAG ATTAAAGCCATGACTGAAGATATTCATCCTTTGCTGTCTGAGGTTCGTGATAGTGGCCTGCTAAAGGAAGTTGAGGATTTAACCAGAAACTTATCACAAGCCTCTGAAGATTTAAG AAGGGCACATACATCCATTATGACACCAGAGAACACTGAGTTGATTCAAAAGTCCATTTACAGTTTGATTTTCACTATGAAAAACATTGAG AATATAAGCTCTGATATTCTGGGATTCACGGGTGATGAGGCTACAAGACGTAACTTGAAAGCACTTATAAAGTCCCTCAGCAGGTTATTATAA
- the LOC118038580 gene encoding protein TRIGALACTOSYLDIACYLGLYCEROL 2, chloroplastic isoform X2, with translation MVGKSLVQVSNCPPMLSSSSLINVSHSSSNLLPFLPARPQKKFMGVRAKSADTGHSQQPPSSSEKMNALAVILEVPRNIWRQTLKPLSDFGFGRRSIWESGVGLFLVSGAVLVALSLAWLRGFLLRSKFRKYTAVLEFAQASGICTGTQVRIRGVAVGEVIRVNPSLKSIEAVVEVEDDKIFIPKNSLIEVNQSGLLMETMIDITPRDPIPTPSVGPLDAECVKEGLIVCDRQKLKGHQGVSLDALVGIFTRIGREVEEIGVAKSYSLAERAAAVIEETKPLLTK, from the exons ATGGTTGGGAAGTCATTAGTCCAGGTTTCAAACTGTCCTCCTATGCTATCTTCGTCATCATTGATTAATGTATCTCATAGTTCTTCAAACTTGTTGCCTTTTCTTCCGGCAAGACCACAAAAGAAATTCATGGGGGTGCGAGCTAAGTCAGCAGATACAGGACATAGCCAACAACCACCCTCTTCTTCGGAGAAAATGAATGCACTTGCAGTTATTTTGGAGGTTCCTCGTAATATCTGGAGGCAAACATTGAAGCCATTAAGTGATTTTGGGTTTGGTCGGAGGAGCATTTGGGAAAGTGGTGTTGGGTTGTTTCTTGTGTCTGGTGCAGTGCTTGTTGCACTCAGTTTGGCTTGGTTGAGGGGGTTTCTATTGCGGTCTAAATTCAGGAAGTACACGGCTGTGCTTGAATTTGCTCAAGCTAGTGGTATTTGCACAGGAACACAGGTTAGGATTAGAGGGGTCGCTGTTGGTGAAGTTATCCGTGTTAATCCTTCCTTGAAGAGTATAGAGGCTGTTGTGGAG GTTGAGGATGATAAAATTTTCATACCTAAAAATTCACTGATTGAGGTGAACCAGTCTGGTCTTCTCATGGAAACGATGATTGATATCACTCCTCGTGATCCAATTCCAACACCTTCTGTTGGACCTCTTGATGCTGAATGTGTTAAAGAAGGTCTAATTGTTTGTGATAGGCAAAAATTAAAGGGACATCAAGGGGTGAGTTTGGATGCCTTGGTTGGGATATTCACTCGTATTGGACGAGAAGTAGAGGAAATTGGTGTTGCCAAGAGCTATTCATTGGCTGAGCGTGCTGCTGCTGTTATTGAAGAGACAAAGCCACTGCTTACAAAG TGA